The Synechococcus sp. RS9909 genomic interval GTTGCTGGAGAACAGACCATCCGCTGGTGCCATGCCATAGATCATCGTGCTGACACGTGGCCCTGGCAGAGCGAGGGCCTCCTGTAGATCAGCCACGATGGGGATCCCACTGTTGAGTCCATCCAGCAACAATCCGGCGTCTACACCGGATGATTCTCGATCAATAACGGCACGAATCTTAAATGCTTCGCAGAAGCGCACCAGGCCATGAGCTGTTTTACCATCGAGGCCAGCGAAGTGGCCTTCGCAGTAAATGACAGCTCCTGGAAGACAATCCCTTTTCGGAGGAATCGTCAGGACTTCAGGGGCCTTGTCGTGAATGAAATTGATGAAAGGTTTCAAAAAAGCCAGGCCCAACCCAATGCCTCTGACTTCAAGCAAATCAGTCAGACCCAGGACGTTCAGGGCGCAGGAGTGGCCACTGAAGGGAGTGGTGTAACAACCCTAGCCCAGTTTCATGGCATTGGTGGCCAACCTCACCCTCCAAACGACTTTCGGTCATCCCACTTCAGATCATGGATTCCACATCGGTGATTTGGGCCTCCGTTTTGCCCACATCGTGCAGGAGTGAACAGCAGCTTGAGACGCCGTCATGGGCTGATGCCACATCCTGCAAATGCCTTGGGGACCAACCGGCGGAACAAAATGCTGGCAACTCTCACAAGTGGTCAACGTGCAACGGCCAGGCTGATGTCTTGAGGTCTAACTGATTTCCGGCGTTGGGAGGGCCAGCCTCAAGCCTGACCTGGCTTGCTTTGTTGCGAACTGTTGCGACCTGATCGCAGCGCCGTTTTGCTTGAAACACTTTGCTTGTCAGAGACATTGACCAGGTGCGGGCCAGGGACGATCGGTTCCCTCTCGCCATTTCCCCACTGTGAATCTCACCAACGAACTGGCCCGCCAGCGCAACCGCGATGCCGCGGAGCGCACCCTGATGGCCTGGATCCGCACCTGTCTGTCCTTGATCAGCTTTGGATTCGGTCTCGACAAGATCGTGGCTGCCATTGACCGGGCCACGGGTGATCCAGGGCCCAGGCCCGGGGTGATCGCAGTAGCACTCTCCTTTGTGTTCACCGGCATCCTGGCGATGTCCGCCGCCATCGTTCAGCACAACCGCGAGCTCAGGCGCCTCAGCAGGGAGAACTACGCGTATGTGGAAACACCGCGAATCGCTGCGGCCACAGCAACCATGATCACCCTGATCGGTCTGCTGGCCATGGCGATTCTGCTCTCGAACTGGCTGTGACGACGACCCAACTTGATGGGTTGTGGTGCGTCAGAGCTGACGGCGGTCGAGGGCCTCGGCCAGGCGGGTGGCTGCCGAGGCGAGCTGGGCCTGGGGATCGGGAGGGGCGATGGCCTCTTCGCTGCCCCCTCTGCCAGGAAAGTTGACGCCTCTCCATTTCGATCACCAAGGGGGCTTGATGGAGCAGAGCAATGCGTCGCTACAGCGAGGCCGTCAAGGCTGATGTGAGAAGGCGGATGAGTCCGCCGATGCGGCAGAGCGTGGCCCAGATCTCAGCAGAGCTGGGCATTCACGTGGTCACCCTCTACAACTGGAGGAAGGCCTGGCGGTTGCAGGGAGAGGTGGTGCCGGCATCCGAGAAGGATCCTGAGGGCTGGGGCGCCACCGATAAGTTCACGGTGGTGCTCGAGACCGCTGGGCTCAACGCCACCGAGCTCAGTGCCTACTGCCGCGAGCGGGGCTTGTTCCCGGAGCAGGTAGAGCGCTGGCGTCAGGCATCGCAGGATGCCAACGAAAAACCAGTGCTCACCTTGAAAGAGCAGAAGGAGCTTGAACGGCTCCGCGCCCAGGATCAAAAGGAAATCAAGCGGCTCAAGCAGGAGCTGCGCCGCAAGGAGAAAGCCCTGGCGGAGGCGGCTGCACTGCTGATCGCCTCAAAAAAGATTCAGGCCTTCTGGGGAGAGGACGGGGACGATTGACGTCACCCGACGATCGCCGGAAGGCCCTGGATATTCTTGATGAGGGCATGGCCAATGGTGCCCGAGCCCGTGAGCTGGCCTTGCTGCTCGGCGTGGGGCTCACCACGCTGCAGCGCTGGCGCCGTCAGTTTGCTGGTGACGGTGATGGCGTCGACCGGCGCAAGGGGAGCCACCGCCACGTCGCTCACCGCCTCAGTGAGGAGGAACGCCAACGGATCCTGCTCACCTGCAACGAACCTGAATTTGCAGCGCTGCCGCCAGGCCAGATCGTGCCGGTCCTGGCCGATCGCGGGCTTTATATCGGTTCGGAACGCAGCTTTTACCGGGTGCTGCACGCTCACGGTCAGGTTCACCGGCGGGGTCGTGCACGGCCACCACAAGAACCAAGACCCGTGCCACGGCTGAGGGCCGCTGGTCCAAATGAGGTTTGGAGCTGGGACATCACCTACCTGCCCACCACCGTGCGCGGGATCTGGCTGTACCTCTACCTGGTGATTGACGTCTGGAGCCGCAAGGTTGTGGCCTGGGATGTCGCCGAGCGCGAGGATCCAGCCATTGCAGCGGATCTGGTGAGCAGAGCCTGCTTGAGAGAGAAGATCAGCAAGAGGCGCCGCCAACCGCTGATCCTCCACGCTGACAACGGCAATGCCATGCGTGCGTCGACGCTGGAAAGCCGGCTGGAAGAACTGGGTGTGCTCAGGTCGTTCTCACGGCCGCGCGTCAGCAATGACAACCCCTACTCCGAATCGCTGTTCCGCACAGCGAAGTACCGGCCTGATTACCCGAGACGGCCATTTGCCAGCAAGGACGAGGCCTGCCAGTGGGTCGCGTCGTTTGTCGACTGGTACAACCATCGGCACCGCCACAGCGGCATCAAGTTCGTGACGCCCCATCAACGCCATAGCGGTCAGGCCATCGAGATCTGTCGACATCGCGCTGTCGTGTACGAGCAAGCGCGCAAGCGACACCCACGCCGGTGGTCACGATCCACACGCTGCTGGCGTCAACCAGAGGTGGTCTGGATCAATCCACCACCAACAGAACTTGACCCCAGTCCAGCTACGTTGAGGATGGCTGCTTGAACAGCAGCAGGGGCGTCATCTTTGCTGGCAGTCACCGCTGCGGCGCATCGCTTCGATCGCCCGCACGATCAGGAACACCACGAAGGCGATCACCAGGAAGTTGATCAAGGCCACGATCACGCTGCCGGCGGGCCAGGCGGCGATGGAGTCCACATTCGCCGCCTTGAGGACGGGCTCCAGGATGTTGCCCATCACGAGACTCACCACGGCATCCACCACCTTGCCGAAGGCGCCACCGATCACCACCGCCACGGCGAGATCCACCACATTGCCTTTGTTGATGAAGTCCTTGAAATCAGCAAAGAATGTCCGAGTGCGGGCCACAAAAACAGGAGAAAAGAATGGTCACTCAAGAGATTACCTGACTGATATTGCCATCACCAGCGGCTTGCCGACATGGTCGCGGATTCAAAAAAAGCTAAGCCGATGGCGCTGAGACTCAACGCCGCCCATTCACGATCACCGACTGACCACCAGCCGCACCGGAACTGGGCAGCGCAGGCACAACGGAGGTTTGGCCATCCCACTTGTCGAGGAACAGCTTGTAGAGCACCTGATCATCGAGGCTGGAGTTCAGCGTTGCGTAACGCTTGGCCTCCTGCTCCGCAATCTTCACCTCGGTTTGAGCGCGAAGGAGCTGCTGCTCTGCGATCTGCTTCTGCTCAATGGCAGAGCGATACTCCTCGGCGATCTTCAGCCCGGTGAGGTCTAGGCCCTGCACCGTCACATAATCAAACTTGGCCAGCTCCTCTGTCACCTTGCTCTGCACAATCTCAGAGATCGTGTTCCATTCCGTGGCAATGGTGACCAGCTCATACTGGGAAAACACCGACTTCAGCGCTTTCAGCAGAGACGGTTGAATCACCCGTGGATAGATCTGCTGGTTATCGGTGGCGATGGTTTGAAAAATGCGCCCTGCCTCGCCGGGCTTCATCGCATACTTCACCGTGGCCGTGGCCTCAATCACCTGCAGGTCTTTGGTGAGGGTGGAGAACTGCTCAGGTCGCACCTGGGTACGCACATCAAACAGCGAAACCGTCTGCACGAGCGGCGCCTTCAGATTCGGCCCCGGCGTCCTGGGGACGCCGGTCACCTTGCCGAGGGTGGTGACCACGGCCACATTGCCCGCCGGCACGATGAACACAGCCTGAGCGAGCAGGATCAGCAACCCCAACACCACAGCCACGATCAGGCCCAACCCTCCACCGGGTCCGCCGGAATTGATGGAGCGGAGCGGTGTCTGCATCAGGTTTTTGCCGTTAACCAAGGCTAGACAGGGCCGCAGGTTTCAGGGAAGCAGGATCTGGGTGAGCATTCCCTGCAGCACCCGTAGCAGACTCGACCGACCCACTACCGCTGCGGCCTGATGGACAAGCCTCAACAACCCTGGCGACTCTGGGCCTTGGTGATCGGGTTCAACGTGGTGGCGTTTCTCGGCTATGCCTGGGCCCGCTCCCATGGCCTGTGAATCAAAGCTTCGGACAGGCGCCATAACGCAGCCGCCAGCTCATGATCGGCACCTGCCGCACTCGTGGCCGTGGCCTCAAAGCGATGCAGGCCCGGGCGCACCAGTTGGTTGCTCCAGTAGCTGAAGCCAGGGCTCGAAAAGGCCGCATCGGTGACCAGATCAGCCAGCAACCGACCCGCCGTAGGCACCGATTCGGTGAGACGCAGCAGATCCCGTGCCACCAACGCGAACAATGCCATCCCCAGAGGGTTGTTCTGGCGGTTGTGGCGGAAGAAGCCTGCGCTGCTGCGGGGAATCACCAACCCAGGGCTCCAGCTGATCACCGGCATGGAGCCCTCCAGTTGCCGATCGAGCTCGCGCCCCAGCAGCACATTGCAGAGCTTGCTGTCTTTGTAGGCCTTGTCGCCATCGAAGCGGTCACTGCCATCGAGCATCACGAAGCCCGCACCCGCCCGCAGCCCCGCCAGATCCCCCAGGTCAGCCGGTTGGCCCACACGCCCGCCGCCACTGGCGGGGTTGTGCACCTCCGAAGCGGTGATCACGATCCGAGGCTGCGGCCCCGCTTGCAGCAACGGCAGCAACCGGGTGGCGATCAACTGGTGGGCCAGCTGGTTCACAGCGAAGGTGATCTCAATCCCCTGGGGCGTGAACACGGGCGCCGCGGTGCCGGCACGCTGCTGGCCGGCATTCAGCACCAGCCCATCCAGGGGTTGTCCCTGATCCAGCAGTTGTTGACAGGCCCTGTCCACACTGGCCAGATCCGCCAGATCCACGGCGATGCAGGCGAGCTGACTGGGCGCCGCTCCGGCCGCTCGCAGCTGCTGCTCCGTCTGCTCGGCACGCTCGGCCGTGCGACAGAACACCGTGAGCTGATGGCCACTGCGGGCGAGACGCCGAGCCGCTTCCAGGCCGATGCCCGAACTGCCGCCCGTGATCAGAAGTCGTTTCATCGCAACCACGGCCAACGCAGCCCCAGAGCTTCCGCGGGGTTCATCACCAGAGCATTCAAGGCGCGAACGATCAGCACCTGCGGTTCATCAGCGCGGATCGGGATCACCCGGTGCTGATGCGTACCGGCAGAATACCTTCCCTTCACCACCCTGCGCCGGATCAGGGAATTGGCGGCCTCCAGGCCACACGCATAGGCCCGTTCCTGACACAACCCCTTGGCGCCTTGTTCGCGGCTGCCCATCCGCACCCAGTCGCCGGCACACACGATCGATGGCAGCGCCGTTTCCAGGGGCGGCCGCTGGTTGAAACTCCCCGGTGCAAACAGCGACACCGACGCTGGATAGCGCCTCACCTCCGCCTCCAGCACGGTGGCGGTGTGAAAGGCGGGATTGGCCACCGGCAACAGCTCCCGCATCAACAAGGCCACAATCTCCTCATCGCTGAGGATTGCGATCGCTGAGGCGTTATAGAAATCGCTGGCGATCACCGATCCCCTGGGTTGTTCCCCGCCCCACAGAGCGGCTTCGTCCTGCTTCTGCAGCTGATCGAGCATGAAGAAGGTGCCACCGGCCCCCCGCAACGCCTCAAAACGGGAGAAGACATTGGCGGGATCAGCAACGTCCACATAGGCATCGAGCCACAGACGCACCGACACCACATCGATGGCACCGAGACTGCCGGCCTCCACCAGCTCGGGTACGGCAGCAGCACAGGCCGGCGACGCCGCCATCAGCGCTCCCATCCCCTTGGCGCCCACCGCAAGCACCACCGCATCCACCGGTTCAATCAGCCCCTCCTCACCCGTTCCAACGGCCCGGGTTGCCACCGAAGCAACCGCCGAACCGTCGGGCGTGAGGTTCAACCGCGTGGCCAGCGTGCCCCCCAGCACCCGCAGGCCCTCGTGCTCGATGAGCCTTCGGGCCAGGGGTGCGATCAACTGTTCGGCAATGCTCTTGCTCCTGATCCAGCGCACATCGAAGGAATCCTGGTGCGCAAAGGAGTAGTAGTAAAGAAGCTCCATCGTCACCGCCGCCGAGAGCTCTTCGGGCGGCTTGAACAGTCCCACCAGCAGGGTGGGACGCAGGAAGTCGTTGATCATCCGCTCGCTGATTCCGACGCTCCGGAACAACGTCAGCGCATCGAGGTTGTCGTAACGCCGATACACCGCCTCACTGCGGTGTAGATCGAGCATCGCGTAGAGAAGCCCTGTGATGCTCAGCCGATCGGCGATCGGCAGGCGTTTGAAATTAGTGAGCGTTGCTGCCACCTGCCCCAAAGGACTCGGCCACTGGGGCGCATCCCCGAACACCGGCGCCGTGGCCTCCAGGCCATCGGGCGACCAGAAGGCACTGGTGGTGAAGTTCGTGAACACCGGGCCGAGATCGAGCTCAGCGGTAAGGGCATTGATGTTGGGGTAGTCCTTCCAGAAGCCGCGGGTGCCGGCTTCAAACGGCTTGCCGCTGGCGGTGGTGAGGGGCGTGCTGCCGGTGGGATCCGCCAGCCCATCCAGCAGGGTCACACGCACGCCGGCTTCGCCCAGGGCCTTGGCCGCACCCCAGCCAGCCCAGCCTGCTCCGATCACCACCGCGTGGGACGCACTGGATTGTTCTGTCATCGCCATCACTCGAGCGAAAACTCCCTGGGCAGGATCATCGGCGATCACAATCAATCCCTGCCTGCATTGGACTAAGGCGAGGACTAAGGTCAATGATTCATCCACTTCAAGGCCCGTGGACGCCTCGCCAGCTGCTGCCCATGGAACGCCCCGCGTCGTCAACGTGCACCAGGCCAAGACGCACCTGTCGCGCCTGATCGACGACGCCCATGCCGGCGAAACCATCCTGCTCGCCAAGGCTGGCAAACCCTGGGCGCGATTGATGCCCCTGGCACCACCTCCGCCCCAGCGCATTCCTGGCCGCCTGCGCACCCATGGGCCGCTGCGCGATCCCCACCTCCTCCTGGAGCCGATGGCGGCCGATCACCCTGGCCCACGGCCTGCGGGCGGGTGCTTACAGCCATCCGCACCGTGATCCCTTTGACCGCATGCTGGCAGCCCAGGCCGAACTGGAGCGGCTTGTGCTGCTGAGCGCCGACCCCGAACTTACCACGTTCCCTTGTCAGACGCTCTGGTGAGCGGTTGGCACCACTCAGGGCGTGCAGGGGCCATGGTCGGCCGTCACGATGACCTCATCGCCAAGCTTCACGGTCTTGAGCAGGGTCTTGAGGATCGGCTCCTTCACATTCAGGCAGCCACCGGTGACCTTCTCACCGATGCGGGCCTCGTTGTTGCTGCCGTGGATCGCGAAGCTGTACCAGCGGAATTTGCCGTCGTATGTGTTGAATCGGAACGGTTGCTTCACGCTGTCGACCGGCTCCAGGCTGATGTAGCCGATGCCGTATTCCCCCACCTCGCCGTCGCCACTGAAGTCGATCGCATTCATGTTCTTGAACAGGATCGTCTTGAGCTCGGCTTCGCTCTTGCCGGATTGCTTGATCAGTTGCGGAGCCATCACGAACTGGTCCTCACTCAGAATCGCGTTCACCTTGAAGCGCCCCAGCGGTGTGTACCCCTCCTCAAAGCGGCTGCCGGCGCAGGTGACGCCGTAGCGGCCGTAGCCCACCTGAAAACTGGTGGGCTGCTTGCCTCGCACCAACGTGCCTTTGCTCTTGGCCGGATCGTTCAGATCAATCGCAATCCGGATCGGACCGTCCAGCGATTCAGTGCGGCCCGAGCCAGCGCCTGGCTTTGCACCATCCCGCCCGCCGCAGCCCCCCAACAGCAGAGCGAGACCAAACAGCGCAAAAGGAACACGGCGGCCCATCCCGAAGCAACAACCTGAGTGGACCCATGCTGGCCATGGCTCAGCGGGACCACCCCCTGTGGCAGCTGCTGTTCTGGACCAAAAAAAGAGGCCCCTTGCGGCAGCCTCTCGGAGGGTGTGAGGAGAAAAGCCCTGTGAGGAGCTTTCCTATCCACAGTCATAGATCCCCACGGCGCCTCTGGGGAAGCCCACAGGGCTGACTCAGCGCTCGCTCCATAGCATCGACCAAGACAGGAGCCGGGCCATGCCAACGCCAGACGAGAGCAGCGCCGCGGTGATCAGCGACTTCAGCCAATTCGCCGAGCGGGTGGATTACTCGCTGCTGGAGGCCCTGCGCCACGATCCCGAGGCCACCAACGACGGCAACGATCACCGGCCTCGCCAGGTGCGTTCAGGCCATTACGTGCCGGTCACGCCCACCCCCCTGCCTGAGCCCGAGTATGTGGCCCACAGCCCAACGCTCTTCGCGGAGCTGGGGCTCAGCGACGCCCTGGCCCACGACGCTCGTTTCCGCCGACTGTTTTCCGGGGATGCCTCAGTGGCCACAGGACCGATGCGTCCCTGGGGTTGGGCGACGGGCTATGCCCTCTCGATCTACGGCACCGAATACATCCAGCAGTGTCCTTTCGGCACCGGCAACGGCTACGGCGATGGCAGGGCCCTGTCGATCGTGGAGGGCGTCTACGCAGGCCGGCGCTGGGAGATGCAGCTCAAGGGTGGCGGCCCCACCCCCTATTGCCGCGGTGCCGATGGCCGTGCGGTGCTGCGCTCCAGTGTGCGTGAGTTCCTGGCCCAGGAGTTCATGCACGCCCTCGGTGTGCCCAGCTCCCGCTCGCTCACTCTCTACATGTCGCGCGCCGAAACCGTGCGCCGGCCCTGGTACAGCCCCCAGTCACGCTCCTTCGAGCCGGATGTGATGGTCGACAACCCCGCAGCGATCAGCACCCGGGTGGCACCGTCCTTCCTGCGCGTGGGGCAGCTCGAGCTGTTCGCTCGCCGCGCCCGCAGCCAGGCCCACCCCGAGGCCATGGCCGAGCTGCAATTGATTGTGGACCACCTGATCGAGCGCAACTACCGGCCTGAGATCGATCCAGCGCTGCCGTTCTCTGAGCAGCTCCTGGAGCTGGCCCGCCTCTTCCGCGCAAGGCTGACGCGCTTGGTCGCCGACTGGATGCGCGTCGGCTACTGCCAGGGGAACTTCAACAGCGACAACTGCGCCGCCGGGGGCTACACCCTCGACTACGGCCCCTTCGGCTTCTGCGAACTGTTCGATCCGCGCTTCCAACCCTGGACCGGAGGGGGTGAGCACTTCTCCTTCTTCAACCAGCCTGCGGCGGCGGAAGTGAATTACGGGATGTTCTGGCGATCGCTGCGGCCGCTGCTCGAAGGCAATCGTGAAGCCCTGGCCCAACTGGATGCGATCCACGAAGGCTTCGCTGCCGTGATGCGGCAGGAACTCGAGGCGATGTGGGCCCGCAAGCTCGGTCTCAAGGCCTACGACGAAGAGCTGGTGACCAAGCTGCTGCAGCTGCTGATGGCCTCCAGAGCTGACTACAGCCGCAGCTTCCGATTGCTGTCTGCCATCCCGGAGCAGGCCTCCGATCTGCACCCCGGCTTCTATGGGCCGAGCTCCAGCACACTCGATCAGCAGTGGGAGAGCTGGCTGCAGCAATGGCGCGCGCAACTCGCGGCCAACGGCACCCTGGAGGAGACGTCGGCCGCGATGCGTCGCGTCAACCCCGCCATCACCTGGCGCGAGTGGCTGATCGCCCCCGCCTACCAGCACGCGGAACAGGGAGACCACAGCCTGATCCAGGAGCTGCAGGAGGTGTTCAGCGCCCCCTACGCCGATCTTTCCGAAGACCGTGCTGCCCGTTACGACCGCCTCAGGCCCCGCGACTTGTTCAATACCGGCGGCCTGTCCCACTACAGCTGCTCCTCTTGAGCCCGTTGCCGGTCAAGAACCAAGCCACCCTCAGGCCACCAGGCGCTGATAGGCCTCTGTCACCCGCCGGAAAGCCTCGGCAGAGCCACCCATATCGGGATGGTGCTGTTT includes:
- a CDS encoding YidH family protein, producing MNLTNELARQRNRDAAERTLMAWIRTCLSLISFGFGLDKIVAAIDRATGDPGPRPGVIAVALSFVFTGILAMSAAIVQHNRELRRLSRENYAYVETPRIAAATATMITLIGLLAMAILLSNWL
- the mscL gene encoding large conductance mechanosensitive channel protein MscL, translating into MARTRTFFADFKDFINKGNVVDLAVAVVIGGAFGKVVDAVVSLVMGNILEPVLKAANVDSIAAWPAGSVIVALINFLVIAFVVFLIVRAIEAMRRSGDCQQR
- a CDS encoding prohibitin family protein, which codes for MQTPLRSINSGGPGGGLGLIVAVVLGLLILLAQAVFIVPAGNVAVVTTLGKVTGVPRTPGPNLKAPLVQTVSLFDVRTQVRPEQFSTLTKDLQVIEATATVKYAMKPGEAGRIFQTIATDNQQIYPRVIQPSLLKALKSVFSQYELVTIATEWNTISEIVQSKVTEELAKFDYVTVQGLDLTGLKIAEEYRSAIEQKQIAEQQLLRAQTEVKIAEQEAKRYATLNSSLDDQVLYKLFLDKWDGQTSVVPALPSSGAAGGQSVIVNGRR
- a CDS encoding SDR family NAD(P)-dependent oxidoreductase is translated as MKRLLITGGSSGIGLEAARRLARSGHQLTVFCRTAERAEQTEQQLRAAGAAPSQLACIAVDLADLASVDRACQQLLDQGQPLDGLVLNAGQQRAGTAAPVFTPQGIEITFAVNQLAHQLIATRLLPLLQAGPQPRIVITASEVHNPASGGGRVGQPADLGDLAGLRAGAGFVMLDGSDRFDGDKAYKDSKLCNVLLGRELDRQLEGSMPVISWSPGLVIPRSSAGFFRHNRQNNPLGMALFALVARDLLRLTESVPTAGRLLADLVTDAAFSSPGFSYWSNQLVRPGLHRFEATATSAAGADHELAAALWRLSEALIHRPWERAQA
- a CDS encoding FAD-dependent oxidoreductase, yielding MAMTEQSSASHAVVIGAGWAGWGAAKALGEAGVRVTLLDGLADPTGSTPLTTASGKPFEAGTRGFWKDYPNINALTAELDLGPVFTNFTTSAFWSPDGLEATAPVFGDAPQWPSPLGQVAATLTNFKRLPIADRLSITGLLYAMLDLHRSEAVYRRYDNLDALTLFRSVGISERMINDFLRPTLLVGLFKPPEELSAAVTMELLYYYSFAHQDSFDVRWIRSKSIAEQLIAPLARRLIEHEGLRVLGGTLATRLNLTPDGSAVASVATRAVGTGEEGLIEPVDAVVLAVGAKGMGALMAASPACAAAVPELVEAGSLGAIDVVSVRLWLDAYVDVADPANVFSRFEALRGAGGTFFMLDQLQKQDEAALWGGEQPRGSVIASDFYNASAIAILSDEEIVALLMRELLPVANPAFHTATVLEAEVRRYPASVSLFAPGSFNQRPPLETALPSIVCAGDWVRMGSREQGAKGLCQERAYACGLEAANSLIRRRVVKGRYSAGTHQHRVIPIRADEPQVLIVRALNALVMNPAEALGLRWPWLR
- a CDS encoding type II toxin-antitoxin system VapC family toxin, whose protein sequence is MGRCAIPTSSWSRWRPITLAHGLRAGAYSHPHRDPFDRMLAAQAELERLVLLSADPELTTFPCQTLW
- a CDS encoding L,D-transpeptidase: MGRRVPFALFGLALLLGGCGGRDGAKPGAGSGRTESLDGPIRIAIDLNDPAKSKGTLVRGKQPTSFQVGYGRYGVTCAGSRFEEGYTPLGRFKVNAILSEDQFVMAPQLIKQSGKSEAELKTILFKNMNAIDFSGDGEVGEYGIGYISLEPVDSVKQPFRFNTYDGKFRWYSFAIHGSNNEARIGEKVTGGCLNVKEPILKTLLKTVKLGDEVIVTADHGPCTP
- a CDS encoding YdiU family protein translates to MPTPDESSAAVISDFSQFAERVDYSLLEALRHDPEATNDGNDHRPRQVRSGHYVPVTPTPLPEPEYVAHSPTLFAELGLSDALAHDARFRRLFSGDASVATGPMRPWGWATGYALSIYGTEYIQQCPFGTGNGYGDGRALSIVEGVYAGRRWEMQLKGGGPTPYCRGADGRAVLRSSVREFLAQEFMHALGVPSSRSLTLYMSRAETVRRPWYSPQSRSFEPDVMVDNPAAISTRVAPSFLRVGQLELFARRARSQAHPEAMAELQLIVDHLIERNYRPEIDPALPFSEQLLELARLFRARLTRLVADWMRVGYCQGNFNSDNCAAGGYTLDYGPFGFCELFDPRFQPWTGGGEHFSFFNQPAAAEVNYGMFWRSLRPLLEGNREALAQLDAIHEGFAAVMRQELEAMWARKLGLKAYDEELVTKLLQLLMASRADYSRSFRLLSAIPEQASDLHPGFYGPSSSTLDQQWESWLQQWRAQLAANGTLEETSAAMRRVNPAITWREWLIAPAYQHAEQGDHSLIQELQEVFSAPYADLSEDRAARYDRLRPRDLFNTGGLSHYSCSS